One region of Desmodus rotundus isolate HL8 chromosome 11, HLdesRot8A.1, whole genome shotgun sequence genomic DNA includes:
- the TREM2 gene encoding triggering receptor expressed on myeloid cells 2 isoform X1, which produces MEPLRLLILLSITALSRAHNTTVFQGLAGRSLRVSCPYDSLKHWGRRKAWCRQLGEGDSCQRVVSTHSSWLLSFVKRRNGSTAITDDTLGGTLTITLKNLQAHDAGLYQCQSLRGSEADTLRKVLVEVLADPLDRQDPRELWIPKDTQVEQSISRSLSEEEMPFPPTSSLFLLACIFLIKLLAASALWAAAWHGQKRGTSPARGPDCGHDPGYQLQTLTVCCRAERHLRGEDPTWDKKP; this is translated from the exons ATGGAGCCTCTCCGGCTgctcatcctgctctctatcacAG CATTGTCCCGAGCCCACAATACCACAGTGTTCCAGGGCCTGGCAGGCCGGTCCCTGCGGGTCTCCTGTCCCTACGACTCCTTGAAGCACTGGGGGAGACGCAAAGCCTGGTGCCGCCAGCTGGGTGAAGGGGACTCATGCCAGCGGGTGGTCAGCACCCACAGCTCGTGGCTGCTGTCCTTTGTGAAGAGGCGGAATGGGAGCACGGCCATCACAGATGACACCCTGGGTGGCACCCTCACCATTACACTGAAGAATCTTCAAGCCCACGATGCTGGCCTCTACCAGTGTCAGAGCCTCCGTGGCAGTGAGGCCGACACCCTCAGGAAAGTCCTAGTGGAGGTACTGGCCG ACCCCCTTGATCGCCAGGACCCCAGGGAGCTCTGGATCCCTAAGGACACCCAGGTGGAGCAGAGCATCTCCAG GAGCCTCTCAGAAGAGGAGATGCCCTTTCCACCCACTTCCAGCCTTTTCCTCCTGGCCTGCATCTTTCTCATCAAGCTTCTAGCAGCCAGTGCCCTCTGGGCTGCGGCCTGGCATGGGCAGAAACGGGGGACATCCCCGGCCAGGGGGCCTGACTGTGGCCATGACCCAGGCTACCAGCTCCAGACTCTGACAG TGTGTTGCAGGGCTGAGAGACACCTGAGAGGAGAGGACCCCACGTGGGACAAGAAGCCCTGA
- the TREM2 gene encoding triggering receptor expressed on myeloid cells 2 isoform X2, with amino-acid sequence MEPLRLLILLSITALSRAHNTTVFQGLAGRSLRVSCPYDSLKHWGRRKAWCRQLGEGDSCQRVVSTHSSWLLSFVKRRNGSTAITDDTLGGTLTITLKNLQAHDAGLYQCQSLRGSEADTLRKVLVEVLADPLDRQDPRELWIPKDTQVEQSISRSLSEEEMPFPPTSSLFLLACIFLIKLLAASALWAAAWHGQKRGTSPARGPDCGHDPGYQLQTLTGLRDT; translated from the exons ATGGAGCCTCTCCGGCTgctcatcctgctctctatcacAG CATTGTCCCGAGCCCACAATACCACAGTGTTCCAGGGCCTGGCAGGCCGGTCCCTGCGGGTCTCCTGTCCCTACGACTCCTTGAAGCACTGGGGGAGACGCAAAGCCTGGTGCCGCCAGCTGGGTGAAGGGGACTCATGCCAGCGGGTGGTCAGCACCCACAGCTCGTGGCTGCTGTCCTTTGTGAAGAGGCGGAATGGGAGCACGGCCATCACAGATGACACCCTGGGTGGCACCCTCACCATTACACTGAAGAATCTTCAAGCCCACGATGCTGGCCTCTACCAGTGTCAGAGCCTCCGTGGCAGTGAGGCCGACACCCTCAGGAAAGTCCTAGTGGAGGTACTGGCCG ACCCCCTTGATCGCCAGGACCCCAGGGAGCTCTGGATCCCTAAGGACACCCAGGTGGAGCAGAGCATCTCCAG GAGCCTCTCAGAAGAGGAGATGCCCTTTCCACCCACTTCCAGCCTTTTCCTCCTGGCCTGCATCTTTCTCATCAAGCTTCTAGCAGCCAGTGCCCTCTGGGCTGCGGCCTGGCATGGGCAGAAACGGGGGACATCCCCGGCCAGGGGGCCTGACTGTGGCCATGACCCAGGCTACCAGCTCCAGACTCTGACAG GGCTGAGAGACACCTGA